One window of the Capsicum annuum cultivar UCD-10X-F1 unplaced genomic scaffold, UCD10Xv1.1 ctg3595, whole genome shotgun sequence genome contains the following:
- the LOC107878346 gene encoding 30S ribosomal protein S6 yields the protein MESLLLISSPDIGKLVSSSFPPPQCYLSISANGRSSLFLYFSNKNLRTAVVASASKKKKNKSDSHSFVPKPDEATGPFPEAVLLRERKVQEDGRFLPEFADAVEEELFEALNLQLESDLNVEQMRHYEVVYLIHEDREDEVESVNAKVQEFLKEKKGKLWRFSDWGMRRLAYKIQKASGAHYILMNFELGAKWINDFKSMLDKDERIIRHLVIKRDKAETEDCPPPPEFNTVCAGTDDKNEEDMDDYDDYDEDYLEGEYDIDMEMNDDDTDGVILVDADDDIDDRNSRNSRQIDTRYEKGK from the exons ATGGAGTCCCTTCTTCTTATCTCTTCACCTGATATCGGAAAGTTGGTCAGCTCCTCTTTTCCTCCTCCTCAATGTTATCTTTCCATTTCAGCAAATGGGCGCTCTTCTTTATTCCTATACTTTTCCAACAAGAACCTTAGAACCGCTGTTGTTGCTTCAgcatcaaagaagaagaagaataaatctGACTCCCATAGCTTTGTTCCTAAACCTGATGAAGCCACTGGTCCTTTTCCTGAAGCTGTGCTCCTTAGAGAG AGAAAGGTTCAAGAAGACGGGAGATTTCTACCTGAGTTTGCAGATGCTGTAGAGG AGGAACTGTTTGAGGCGCTAAATCTGCAGTTGGAAAGTGATCTGAATGTGGAACAGA TGCGACACTATGAAGTGGTGTATCTGATTCATGAGGATCGTGAAGACGAGGTTGAGAGTGTGAATGCAAAAGTTCAAG aatttttgaaagagaagaaagGGAAGCTGTGGAGATTCAGTGACTGGGGTATGCGTAGACTGGCATACAAGATTCAGAAAGCATCAGGAGCTCATTACATTTTGATGAATTTCGAGCTGGGAGCCAAATGGATTAATGATTTCAAGAgtatgcttgacaaagatgagagAATCATTCGACATCTTGTGATTAAGCGGGACAAGGCAGAAACAGAGGATTGTCCTCCTCCTCCAGAGTTCAATACTGTGTGTGCTGGTACAGATGATAAAAATGAAGAGGATatggatgattatgatgactaTGATGAAGACTATTTGGAGGGTGAGTATGACATAGATATGgaaatgaatgatgatgatactgaTGGTGTTATTCTTGTGGACGCTGACGACGATATAGATGATAGGAACAGTAGAAACAGTCGACAAATTGATACAAGATATGAAAAAGGAAAGTAA
- the LOC107878320 gene encoding pentatricopeptide repeat-containing protein At3g48810, protein MCLKKGCSLLLKGQKKSLPLILNVNPTSNVDQLNGQNGKNPVDPKESDVLKRLKYEENISTALEHFKGVANSSSFKHAPLAYKIMMEKLEKKQEMNSVQYLLQQMKLEGISCFEDTFISVIDAYRRGKAAEQALKTFYRIQDFGCKPTVRIYNHLLDALLSENRFHMINLICSNMKKDGTVPNVYTYNILLKALCKNNRVDGAQKLLVEMSNKGCSPDEVSYTTIVSSLCKFGKVKEARELAMRFTPAIPIYNALINGLFKVYNIKEAVDLLDEMAYKGVDPNVITYTTILKAFADQGNLGLSCAMLSKMFVRGCSPNIHSFTCLIKGNSLMGRWYEALDVWDGMIKEGIFPNVVAYNTLLHGLCLAGNMNMAVSVCCAMERSDCHPNSTTYSTLIDCFAKSGNVSKASEIWNRMINLGCRPNVVVYTCMVDVLCRNCMFEQAYCLIDNMVIENCPPNTITFNTFIKGLCCSGRIEWAVMLYNQMERFGCSGNTTTYNELLDGLFKCNNLTVALQLVREMEEKIIEFNLVTYNTIASGLCHMGMLEETVKLVAKMLVRGITPDVLTFNILMDAYCKGGKVESAKQLLNAMYQLGLRPCFISYTCLIGGLCNWISLEAAICCLQRMITDGVPPKISTWNVVVRHLLCKMGYTSALQYLESILAAD, encoded by the coding sequence ATGTGCTTAAAAAAGGGATGTTCTTTGCTGTTGAAAGGTCAGAAAAAGTCTCTTCCTTTAATCCTCAATGTAAATCCAACTTCCAATGTTGATCAACTTAATGGTCAAAATGGTAAAAACCCTGTTGACCCAAAGGAATCTGATGTATTGAAGAgactaaaatatgaagaaaatatttcaaCTGCTTTAGAGCATTTCAAAGGGGTTGCCAATTCAAGCTCTTTCAAGCACGCCCCTTTAGCATATAAAATAATGATGGAAAAACTCGAAAAGAAGCAGGAGATGAACAGTGTTCAGTACCTCTTACAGCAGATGAAATTGGAGGGTATTAGTTGTTTCGAAGATACATTTATCAGTGTGATTGATGCCTATAGGAGAGGTAAGGCGGCAGAGCAGGCATTGAAGACATTCTACAGGATACAGGATTTTGGGTGTAAGCCTACAGTTAGGATATATAATCATCTCTTGGATGCTTTGCTCAGTGAAAATAGGTTTCACATGATTAATCTTATTTGTAGTAACATGAAGAAAGATGGGACTGTTCCCAACGTGTATACGTATAACATTCTTCTTAAAGCATTGTGCAAGAACAATAGAGTTGATGGAGCTCAGAAGTTACTTGTGGAAATGTCAAACAAGGGCTGTTCTCCTGATGAAGTGAGCTATACAACGATTGTGTCTTCCTTGTGTAAGTTTGGTAAAGTAAAAGAAGCCAGAGAACTAGCCATGAGATTCACTCCTGCCATTCCTATTTATAATGCTCTGATAAATGGTCTTTTTAAGGTATATAATATTAAGGAGGCAGTTGATTTGTTGGATGAGATGGCTTACAAGGGAGTTGATCCTAATGTCATCACGTACACTACGATTTTAAAGGCATTTGCTGACCAAGGAAATCTTGGTCTTTCTTGTGCTATGCTGAGCAAGATGTTTGTTAGAGGCTGTTCTCCAAATATTCATTCGTTTACTTGTTTGATTAAGGGAAATTCATTGATGGGACGATGGTATGAAGCTCTTGATGTGTGGGATGGTATGATCAAAGAGGGAATTTTCCCCAATGTTGTAGCATATAATACACTTCTCCATGGTCTGTGTTTGGCTGGTAATATGAATATGGCTGTGTCTGTTTGTTGTGCAATGGAAAGGAGTGACTGCCATCCAAATTCAACAACCTACAGCACCCTCATTGATTGCTTTGCTAAATCTGGAAATGTGAGTAAAGCATCTGAGATATGGAATAGGATGATAAATCTTGGTTGCCGTCCAAATGTTGTGGTATATACATGTATGGTTGATGTACTCTGCAGGAATTGCATGTTTGAACAAGCTTACTGTCTTATAGATAACATGGTAATAGAAAATTGCCCCCCAAACACCATTACTTTTAACACATTCATCAAAGGTTTGTGTTGTAGTGGCAGAATTGAATGGGCAGTGATGCTATATAATCAAATGGAAAGATTTGGTTGCTCTGGTAATACTACCACATATAATGAGTTGTTGGATGGTTTATTCAAATGTAACAACCTTACGGTAGCACTTCAGCTTGTTAGGGAGATGGaggaaaaaattattgaatttaatttagttaCGTACAACACTATAGCATCTGGTCTCTGTCATATGGGGATGCTTGAGGAAACTGTAAAACTTGTGGCAAAAATGTTGGTTAGGGGAATTACACCTGATGTTCTCACCTTCAACATACTTATGGACGCATACTGTAAGGGTGGTAAAGTTGAATCTGCAAAGCAACTTCTGAATGCTATGTATCAACTCGGCTTGCGTCCATGTTTCATATCCTATACCTGTCTGATAGGTGGACTGTGCAATTGGATTAGTTTGGAAGCTGCTATCTGTTGCCTTCAGAGGATGATAACTGATGGCGTTCCACCCAAGATATCGACATGGAATGTTGTAGTCCGTCATTTGTTGTGCAAGATGGGCTATACAAGTGCACTACAATATCTAGAGAGTATATTGGCAGCAGACTGA